One Choloepus didactylus isolate mChoDid1 chromosome 8, mChoDid1.pri, whole genome shotgun sequence DNA window includes the following coding sequences:
- the WBP11 gene encoding WW domain-binding protein 11 — MGRRSTSSTKSGKFMNPTDQARKEARKRELKKNKKQRMMVRAAVLKMKDPKQIIRDMEKLDEMEFNPVQQPQLNEKVLKDKRKKLRETFERILRLYEKENPDIYKELRKLEVEYEQKRAQLSQYFDAVKNAQHVEVESIPLPDMPHAPSNILIQDIPLPGAQPPSILKKTSAYGPPSRAVSILPLLGHGVPRLPPGRKPPGPPPGPPPPQVLQMYGRKVGFALDLPPRRRDEDMLYSPELAQRGHDDDVSSTSEDDGYPEDMDQDKHDDSTDDSDTDRSDGESEGDEFVHRDDNERDNIEEKKSGLSVRFADMPGKSRKKKKNMKELTPLQAMMLRMAGQEIPEEGREVEEFSEDDDEDDSDDSEAEKQSQKQHKEESLSDGTSTASSQQQAPPQSVPPSQIQAPPMPGPPPLGPPPAPPLRPPGPPTGLPPGPPPGAPPFLRPPGMPGLRGPLPRLLPPGPPPGRPPGPPPGPPPGLPPGPPPRGPPPRLPPPAPPGIPPPRPGMMRPPLVPPLGPAPPGLFPPAPLPNPGVLSAPPNLIQRPKADDTSAATIEKKATATISAKPQITNPKAEITRFVPTALRVRRENKGATAAPQRKSEDDSAVPLAKAAPKSGPSVPVSVQTKDDVYEAFMKEMEGLL, encoded by the exons ATGGGACGGAGATCTACATCATCCACCAAGAGTGGAAAATTTATGAACCCTACAGATCAGGCCC GAAAGGAAGCCCGGAAGAGAGAATTAAAGAAG aACAAAAAACAGCGCATGATGGTACGAGCTGCAGTTCTGAAGATGAAGGATCCCAAGCAGATTATCCGGGACATGGAGAAATTGGATGAAATGG AGTTTAACCCCGTGCAACAGCCCCAGTTAAATGAGAAGGTGCTGAAAGACAAACGTAAAAAGCTGCGCGAAACCTTTGAACGTATTCTACGACTTTATGAAAAAGAGAATCCAGATATTTACAAAGAATTGAGAAAGCTAGAAGTAGAATATGAACAGAAGAGGGCTCAACTTAGTCAATATTTTGATGCTGTCAAG AATGCTCAGCATGTGGAGGTTGAGAGTATTCCTTTGCCAGATATGCCTCATGCTCCTTCCAACATCTTGATCCAGGACATTCCACTTCCTGGTGCCCAGCCACCTTCCATCCTTAAAAAGACTTCAGCCTATGG ACCTCCATCTCGGGCAGTATCTATACTTCCTCTTCTTGGACATGGTGTTCCACGTTTGCCCCCTGGCAGAAAACCTCCTGGTCCTCCCCCTGGTCCGCCTCCTCCTCAAGTCTTGCAGATGTATGGCCGTAAAGTGGGCTTTGCCCTAGATCTTCCTCCTCGTAGGCGAGATGAAGATATGTTATATAGTCCTGAACTTG CTCAGCGAGGTCATGATGATGATGTTTCTAGCACCAGTGAGGATGACGGCTATCCTGAAGACATGGATCAGGATAAACATGATGACAGCACTGATGACAGTGACACTGACAGATCAGATGGAGAAAGTGAGGGGGATGAATTTGTGCACCGTGATGATAATGAGAGAGAcaacattgaagaaaaaaagtCAG GTCTGAGTGTACGATTTGCAGATATGCctggaaaatcaaggaaaaaaaagaagaacatgaaGGAGCTGACTCCTCTTCAAGCCATGATGCTTCGAATGGCAG gtCAGGAAATCCCAGAGGAGGGACGAGAAGTAGAGGAATTCTCCgaggatgatgatgaagatgattcTGATGATTCTGAAGCAGAAAAGCAATCacaaaaacagcataaagaagaatctcttTCTGATGGCACGTCTACAGCTTCTTCACAGCAGCAGGCTCCTCCACAGTCTGTTCCTCCTTCTCAGATTCAAGCACCTCCCATGCCAGGACCACCTCCTCTTGGACCACCACCTGCACCACCTTTACGGCCACCTGGACCACCTACAGGCCTGCCTCCTGGGCCACCTCCAG gaGCTCCCCCGTTCCTGAGACCACCTGGAATGCCAGGACTCCGAGGGCCTTTACCCCGACTTTTACCTCCGGGACCACCACCAGGCCGACCCCCTGGCCCTCCCCCAGGTCCACCTCCAGGTCTGCCTCCTGGCCCTCCTCCTCGGGGACCTCCACCAAGGCTACCTCCTCCTGCACCTCCAG GTATCCCTCCACCTCGTCCTGGCATGATGCGCCCACCTTTGGTGCCTCCACTTGGACCTGCCCCACCTGGGCTCTTCCCACCAGCTCCCTTGCCAAACCCAGGGGTTTTAAGTGCCCCACCCAATTTGATTCAGCGACCCAAGGCAGATGATACAAGTGCAGCCACCATTGAGAAGAAAGCCACAGCAACCATCAGTGCGAAGCCACAGATCACTAATCCCAAGGCGGAGATTACTCGATTTGTGCCCACTGCACTGAGGGTACGTCGGGAGAATAAAGGGGCTACTGCTGCTCCCCAAAGAAAGTCAGAGGATGATTCTGCTGTGCCTCTTGCCAAAGCAGCCCCCAAGTCTGGTCCTTCTGTTCCTGTCTCAGTACAAACTAAGGATGATGTGTATGAAGCATTCATGAAGGAGATGGAAGGGCTACTGTGA
- the LOC119542974 gene encoding histone H2A.J, with translation MSGRGKQGGKVRAKAKSRSSRAGLQFPVGRVHRLLRKGNYAERVGAGAPVYLAAVLEYLTAEILELAGNAARDNKKTRIIPRHLQLAIRNDEELNKLLGKVTIAQGGVLPNIQAVLLPKKTESQKTKSK, from the coding sequence ATGTCCGGTCGTGGGAAGCAGGGCGGCAAAGTGCGGGCAAAGGCCAAGTCTCGGTCCTCACGCGCGGGCCTGCAGTTCCCCGTGGGTCGAGTGCACAGATTACTGCGCAAAGGCAACTACGCGGAGAGAGTGGGCGCTGGGGCGCCGGTGTACCTGGCCGCGGTGTTGGAGTACCTGACGGCAGAGATCCTGGAGTTGGCTGGCAACGCCGCGCGCGACAACAAGAAGACCAGGATAATTCCTCGGCACCTGCAGCTCGCCATCCGCAACGATGAGGAGCTAAACAAGCTGCTGGGGAAAGTGACCATCGCTCAGGGCGGCGTCCTGCCCAACATCCAGGCTGTGTTGCTGCCCAAGAAGACGGAGAGTCAGAAGACGAAGAGCAAGTGA
- the LOC119543306 gene encoding histone H4 translates to MSGRGKGGKGLGKGGAKRHRKVLRDNIQGITKPAIRRLARRGGVKRISGLIYEETRGVLKVFLENVIRDAVTYTEHAKRKTVTAMDVVYALKRQGRTLYGFGG, encoded by the coding sequence ATGTCGGGGCGAGGCAAAGGCGGTAAAGGGCTGGGGAAAGGGGGCGCCAAGCGTCACCGGAAGGTCTTACGGGACAATATCCAGGGCATCACCAAGCCTGCGATCCGTCGGCTGGCCCGCCGTGGCGGCGTGAAGCGCATCTCTGGGCTCATCTACGAGGAAACCCGTGGAGTGCTGAAAGTCTTTCTGGAGAATGTGATCCGCGACGCGGTGACTTACACTGAGCACGCGAAACGCAAGACGGTCACGGCCATGGATGTGGTGTACGCTTTGAAACGCCAGGGCCGCACTCTGTACGGTTTCGGCGGCTGA